In Leptospira koniambonensis, the following proteins share a genomic window:
- a CDS encoding VOC family protein: MQKVIPFLMFDQGLEEALQFYSGIFKNMKIENLTKLGGGMASAKFEIEGQKFLAFTGGPHFKFTEAFSIYISAETQAEIDDLYEKLSAGGSKQQCGWVKDKFGLSWQIVPPILEKYLYDKNQEKAQRVTQAMLQMHKIEISKLQEAYDKN, encoded by the coding sequence ATGCAAAAGGTAATCCCATTTTTAATGTTCGATCAAGGTTTGGAAGAAGCTCTCCAATTCTATTCTGGTATATTCAAAAATATGAAAATAGAAAATCTCACTAAATTAGGCGGAGGAATGGCTTCCGCCAAGTTTGAAATAGAAGGTCAAAAATTTTTGGCTTTTACTGGAGGACCTCATTTTAAATTTACTGAGGCATTTTCCATATATATCAGTGCGGAAACCCAAGCAGAAATAGATGATCTATATGAAAAACTTTCTGCAGGTGGGAGCAAACAACAATGTGGCTGGGTAAAAGATAAGTTTGGTCTATCTTGGCAGATCGTTCCTCCCATCTTGGAAAAATATCTATATGATAAAAACCAAGAGAAGGCCCAAAGAGTCACCCAAGCAATGTTACAAATGCACAAGATAGAAATATCTAAATTGCAAGAAGCTTACGATAAAAATTAA
- a CDS encoding SRPBCC family protein has product MSSFVGTLKVEAKGDREIVMTREFNAGKDLVFDCFTKPELIKRWLYGPDGWSLDVCTVDLKVGGKYRYVWKYLKDGSTMGAGGTYKEISGPDKLVQTESFDEAWYPGEALLTTTFVEKSGKTYITINILYETKEGRDTVVKSPMEGGASQSYNRLEILLDTLTEEVKGK; this is encoded by the coding sequence ATGAGCAGCTTTGTTGGAACCTTAAAGGTAGAAGCTAAAGGAGACAGGGAAATCGTAATGACCCGTGAGTTTAATGCGGGGAAGGATCTGGTATTCGACTGTTTTACAAAACCTGAATTAATCAAACGATGGTTATACGGGCCAGATGGCTGGAGCCTAGATGTATGCACAGTAGATCTGAAAGTTGGCGGAAAATATAGATATGTTTGGAAATATTTAAAAGACGGCTCTACAATGGGGGCTGGAGGAACTTATAAAGAAATTTCAGGACCGGACAAATTAGTTCAGACTGAATCTTTTGACGAAGCTTGGTATCCAGGAGAAGCATTGCTCACTACTACATTTGTAGAAAAATCCGGAAAAACATATATTACGATCAATATTCTATACGAAACAAAAGAAGGAAGAGATACAGTAGTCAAATCCCCAATGGAAGGCGGAGCTTCTCAAAGTTACAATCGTCTGGAAATTTTACTCGATACTCTTACTGAAGAAGTAAAAGGAAAATAA
- a CDS encoding ArsR/SmtB family transcription factor translates to MNHALNQSARLDATFAALSDPTRRAILARLANGEVSVMDLAKPFSMSQPAISKHLKVLERAGLISRIKDAQKRLRKLEAKPLEEATEWLENYRKFWEGRFNQLDSLIEELKLSKQPSLKRKNKKGE, encoded by the coding sequence ATGAATCATGCACTTAATCAGTCGGCTCGATTGGATGCAACATTTGCAGCCCTCTCAGACCCTACCAGAAGGGCAATCCTGGCACGTTTAGCGAATGGAGAGGTTTCCGTAATGGATCTGGCAAAACCATTTTCCATGAGCCAACCGGCAATTTCTAAACATCTAAAGGTTTTGGAAAGAGCAGGTTTGATCTCGAGGATCAAGGATGCCCAAAAAAGATTACGCAAATTAGAAGCCAAACCATTGGAAGAAGCTACTGAATGGCTGGAAAATTATAGAAAATTCTGGGAAGGAAGGTTCAATCAATTGGATTCACTTATTGAAGAATTAAAACTTTCTAAACAACCTTCCCTAAAACGTAAGAATAAAAAAGGAGAATAG
- a CDS encoding DJ-1/PfpI family protein, translating into MEQISVHILAFNEVEVLDLSGPYEVFSITENENKEKLFKVSIVAEKKELLHARNRFPVFPHLTLEEAGIPDILIIPGGYGAEEIEIHNKKLLNWIQEMEPKVKILASICTGAFLLAEAGILDGMEVTTHWMDQETLRKNYPKIKNVVNEKFIDHGHILTSGGVSRGILMSLHLVEKLVGRKIAEFTARRMEFDSYL; encoded by the coding sequence ATGGAGCAGATTTCAGTTCATATCTTAGCATTTAACGAAGTGGAGGTTTTGGATCTTTCCGGTCCTTACGAAGTATTTTCAATCACAGAGAATGAAAATAAGGAGAAATTATTCAAAGTTTCTATAGTTGCTGAAAAGAAGGAACTACTACATGCAAGGAACCGTTTTCCAGTTTTTCCTCATCTTACCTTGGAAGAAGCAGGCATTCCTGATATTTTAATTATTCCGGGAGGATACGGAGCAGAAGAGATAGAGATCCATAATAAGAAACTTCTGAATTGGATCCAAGAAATGGAACCTAAGGTAAAAATTCTAGCTTCTATCTGTACTGGCGCGTTCTTACTCGCGGAAGCTGGAATCTTGGATGGTATGGAAGTCACTACTCATTGGATGGACCAAGAAACTTTACGTAAGAATTATCCTAAGATCAAAAATGTAGTTAACGAAAAATTTATAGATCATGGACATATTCTGACTTCCGGAGGAGTTTCCAGAGGAATTTTAATGTCCTTACATTTGGTTGAGAAGTTGGTGGGTAGAAAGATCGCAGAGTTTACTGCAAGAAGAATGGAATTTGATTCTTATCTTTAA
- a CDS encoding HesA/MoeB/ThiF family protein, producing the protein MSPEQKKYFSRQTKLPFLGESGQNGLLQKSALVIGLGGLGSPASLHLATSGVGRIGLWDFDSVELSNLHRQTAFTLSDIGRKKTDTTKEYIQARVPGIQLETFTEIFSERIDPSIFKNWDIVLDCTDQIQAKYTINRFCIQNFRPLVTASVFRTSAQIAIFSPHGKPCYKCLYPNLEGSELLSCEDGGVLGVQTAIAGLYQASFAIQYLLFPEKSPTHSAFQLEWESPLLYETFLEADPNCTECGSGKREEALRDEIDLKDWKEWKKDPKYILLDVRESEERKETPIGNSIFSPLSELSVNTALSLSKEKIYITICESGIRSKKAAKILKEAGLTAYSLQGGRKILALEEII; encoded by the coding sequence ATGAGTCCGGAACAGAAAAAGTATTTTTCCAGACAAACTAAACTACCGTTTTTAGGAGAATCCGGCCAAAATGGACTTCTCCAAAAATCTGCATTGGTAATCGGCCTCGGAGGTTTAGGCTCCCCTGCTTCTCTACATTTAGCAACTTCAGGAGTGGGAAGGATTGGGCTTTGGGATTTTGATAGTGTAGAATTAAGTAACCTTCATAGGCAAACCGCTTTCACTCTTTCCGATATTGGCAGAAAAAAAACGGATACTACAAAGGAATATATACAAGCCAGGGTTCCAGGCATTCAATTAGAAACATTTACAGAAATTTTTTCAGAAAGAATAGATCCAAGTATATTCAAAAATTGGGATATAGTTTTAGATTGTACAGACCAGATCCAAGCAAAATATACAATCAATCGATTCTGCATCCAAAATTTTCGCCCACTTGTTACAGCTTCTGTTTTTAGGACAAGCGCACAAATCGCGATATTTTCTCCTCATGGAAAACCTTGTTATAAATGTTTGTATCCAAATTTAGAAGGATCAGAACTTCTTTCCTGTGAAGACGGAGGGGTTTTAGGAGTACAAACTGCAATCGCGGGTTTATACCAAGCATCATTTGCAATACAATATCTTCTCTTTCCAGAAAAATCCCCTACTCATTCTGCATTTCAGTTAGAATGGGAATCTCCTCTTCTTTATGAAACTTTTTTAGAAGCAGATCCGAATTGTACGGAATGTGGTTCAGGAAAAAGAGAAGAGGCGCTTAGAGATGAGATTGATCTAAAAGATTGGAAAGAATGGAAAAAGGATCCGAAATACATTCTATTAGATGTAAGAGAATCAGAAGAAAGAAAAGAAACTCCAATTGGTAATTCTATATTTTCTCCCCTTTCAGAACTTTCTGTAAATACTGCGCTCTCTTTATCGAAAGAAAAAATCTATATTACAATTTGTGAATCCGGGATCCGATCCAAAAAAGCAGCAAAAATCTTAAAAGAAGCAGGTCTTACTGCATATTCTTTACAAGGCGGAAGAAAAATTTTAGCTTTAGAAGAGATTATTTAA
- a CDS encoding radical SAM protein: protein MDIVDAYGRKFEVLRVSVTSSCGFGCVYCAPGTALNGEGTNGSFLSAELLRKNILLLSRKISIKEIHLTGGEPTLHKDLPKLVQVAKEEKIPNIALTSNGFFRDGLIRDLKLAGLDRMNFSLDSLSQESFSLISGKNLPVFRLLNRIEEAIQEGLEVKLNCTVLKGYNEEQIRPILRWAGERNLPIRYLELMKMGPLRAKHSELFFSAAKIKEDLSLEFDFKSEITPIESTAKYYRTSENYRFGIIANHTEPFCDGCNRLRMDHLGKIYGCLSDFRSFPVSEDESELQNSLDLAMKTKKNEFTGSELSMKYIGG from the coding sequence TTGGACATCGTGGATGCTTACGGTCGAAAATTCGAAGTGCTTAGAGTGAGTGTTACATCCTCTTGCGGATTCGGCTGTGTCTACTGTGCCCCTGGTACTGCGTTAAATGGAGAAGGAACAAATGGTTCTTTCTTAAGCGCGGAACTTCTTCGCAAAAATATACTTCTTCTTTCCCGTAAAATTTCTATTAAAGAAATTCATTTAACAGGTGGAGAGCCAACTCTTCATAAGGATCTTCCTAAATTAGTACAAGTCGCTAAAGAGGAGAAGATCCCAAATATTGCACTTACTTCCAACGGGTTTTTCAGAGATGGTCTTATCCGAGATCTAAAACTCGCAGGTCTTGATAGAATGAACTTCTCATTGGATTCACTTTCCCAGGAATCCTTTTCTTTGATCTCCGGCAAAAATCTTCCAGTATTTCGTTTATTAAATAGGATAGAGGAAGCCATCCAGGAAGGATTAGAAGTTAAACTCAACTGCACTGTATTAAAAGGTTATAATGAAGAACAGATCCGCCCCATCCTTCGCTGGGCGGGAGAAAGAAATCTTCCAATCCGTTATTTGGAATTAATGAAGATGGGACCTCTTAGAGCAAAACATTCTGAGCTATTCTTCTCCGCTGCAAAGATAAAAGAAGATTTGAGTCTTGAATTTGATTTTAAATCTGAGATCACTCCGATTGAATCCACTGCAAAATATTATCGCACTTCAGAAAATTATAGATTCGGGATCATTGCAAATCATACGGAACCCTTCTGTGATGGTTGCAATCGTCTTAGGATGGACCATCTAGGAAAAATATACGGATGCTTAAGTGATTTCCGATCTTTCCCAGTTTCGGAAGATGAATCGGAGTTACAGAATTCCTTAGATCTTGCTATGAAAACCAAAAAAAACGAGTTTACTGGAAGTGAACTTTCTATGAAATATATAGGCGGATAG
- a CDS encoding MoaD/ThiS family protein, translating to MDIQLLFFAAIKDHFPDLKKIEVSEGDSILDLREILTHKNPGSASILKVSRFAVNQSIVNDDFVLREGSVVAVLPPSSGG from the coding sequence ATGGATATTCAACTTTTATTTTTCGCCGCTATTAAAGATCATTTTCCAGATCTGAAAAAGATAGAAGTCTCAGAAGGAGATTCTATTTTGGATCTTCGTGAAATTCTTACTCATAAAAATCCAGGTTCAGCATCTATCTTAAAAGTCAGTAGATTCGCAGTGAACCAGTCAATCGTAAATGATGATTTTGTTTTGAGAGAAGGTTCAGTCGTCGCAGTACTTCCTCCTTCTAGTGGTGGTTGA
- a CDS encoding molybdenum cofactor biosynthesis protein MoaE, producing the protein MSVLETSSHISSSPIFVSSQLPDIPEMGGLVVFSGIVRNLNEGKKVTHLEYEAYAPMADEMIRSILADAKKKWDLLHTNCIHRVGKLEISEIAVIVETGSIHRAEAYESNRYIIDRVKHEVPIWKKEFYFDGSSEWSKGCVHESH; encoded by the coding sequence ATGTCAGTATTAGAAACTTCTTCACATATTTCTTCTTCTCCTATTTTTGTATCTTCTCAATTGCCTGATATTCCTGAAATGGGCGGTCTTGTAGTATTTTCGGGGATTGTCCGAAATCTAAACGAAGGGAAGAAGGTGACTCATCTGGAATACGAAGCTTATGCTCCAATGGCAGATGAAATGATCCGCTCCATTCTTGCGGATGCCAAAAAGAAATGGGATCTTCTTCATACAAATTGTATCCATAGAGTTGGAAAATTAGAAATTTCTGAAATAGCGGTGATCGTGGAAACAGGATCCATACATAGGGCAGAAGCTTACGAATCCAATCGTTATATTATAGACCGAGTAAAACACGAGGTACCGATCTGGAAAAAAGAATTTTATTTTGACGGTTCTTCCGAGTGGTCGAAGGGCTGTGTTCATGAGAGCCATTGA
- a CDS encoding molybdenum cofactor guanylyltransferase, which produces MRAIDSVGIILAGGKSSRMGRDKSFLSLKSQKFFLIESYKKLKFLCKNVRVSIREEQREEYSKHVPNEFLVSDSIPNLAGPLQGIFSSFLLFQNDPNIKNFLVLAVDIPYMRIKTLARLYSKKEIIGSGVFYQTEEGIEPLCGLYSSEYVRYLFQEFEKGSLNSVSPKTLIESGNPNLLDIPEMEKSSFINLNSPEDLNLPKS; this is translated from the coding sequence ATGAGAGCCATTGATTCAGTAGGCATCATACTTGCTGGCGGAAAAAGTTCCAGAATGGGAAGGGATAAATCTTTCTTATCTTTAAAAAGCCAAAAATTTTTTCTTATAGAATCTTATAAAAAACTAAAATTCTTATGCAAGAATGTAAGAGTTTCTATTCGAGAAGAACAAAGAGAAGAATACTCCAAACATGTGCCGAATGAGTTTCTGGTTTCAGACTCCATTCCAAATTTAGCGGGTCCACTACAAGGGATCTTTAGTTCATTTCTTCTTTTTCAAAACGATCCTAATATTAAAAACTTTTTGGTTCTTGCGGTGGATATCCCGTATATGCGGATCAAAACTTTAGCTAGGCTATATTCCAAAAAAGAGATAATCGGCTCTGGAGTTTTTTATCAAACAGAAGAAGGGATCGAGCCGTTATGCGGTCTTTATTCTTCCGAGTATGTACGGTATTTATTCCAAGAATTCGAAAAAGGAAGTTTAAATTCAGTCTCTCCTAAAACTCTGATCGAAAGCGGAAATCCTAATCTTTTGGATATTCCAGAAATGGAAAAATCCTCCTTTATCAACCTGAATTCTCCCGAAGATTTAAACCTTCCAAAGTCCTAA
- the tig gene encoding trigger factor: MEFKTKKNQNASVDLKLTFDKNDLEKAFEKTYKEKQKDLKIPGFRPGKAPIEMVKRHLGDSVANDAINLLLLETVSDLSGKLEHKIVRFPKFTVEDYVPEKSLVATAVYDTDPEVSLGKYKKIKIKLPEVQVTDEDITEELQFVRKQLARKLLREPSEGAENGDIVDMEFEVKEDGQEPKNAKNGSSDYKLGEANNLPGFDDNLYGIKTGETKDFTYTYPNDYPREDLAGKKMEFAMTLKAIYKEVLPELDDDLASEYDGSSSLQVLKDKVKTDLQKNYTEAVKNKKMEEIYKELVADSKFIFPESYLTEESEHVYQNMMQDVLGRGQARIPKEQIPSIEKYAEMVAKPLEEVRDSFKTIAENRLKGYFSRQKLASTENIVLTEEDFDREISTLASRYGMPDADFKKELEKGKLLETYRDNFLAKKIDDTLFQLVEKKYNEKMSIRQLKEFLSNKETGEVWQ, translated from the coding sequence ATGGAATTCAAGACTAAGAAAAATCAAAACGCATCCGTAGACCTTAAGTTAACCTTTGATAAGAACGATCTAGAAAAGGCGTTCGAAAAGACTTATAAAGAAAAACAAAAGGATCTCAAGATCCCGGGCTTCCGCCCTGGAAAAGCACCGATCGAAATGGTAAAACGCCATTTGGGAGACTCGGTAGCAAACGACGCAATCAATCTTCTATTATTAGAAACTGTAAGTGACCTTTCCGGGAAACTGGAACACAAGATTGTACGTTTCCCTAAATTTACCGTAGAGGACTATGTTCCGGAAAAAAGTTTAGTGGCAACTGCGGTCTATGATACTGATCCAGAAGTTTCCTTAGGGAAATACAAAAAGATCAAGATCAAACTTCCTGAAGTACAAGTGACCGACGAGGATATCACTGAAGAACTTCAGTTTGTTCGTAAACAACTTGCCAGAAAACTTCTAAGAGAACCAAGCGAAGGAGCCGAGAACGGCGATATCGTGGATATGGAATTCGAAGTGAAGGAAGACGGGCAGGAACCTAAGAACGCTAAGAACGGTTCAAGTGATTATAAATTAGGAGAAGCTAATAATCTTCCTGGTTTTGACGACAACCTTTACGGTATCAAAACAGGGGAGACCAAAGACTTCACCTATACATATCCTAACGATTATCCAAGAGAAGATCTGGCTGGCAAGAAGATGGAATTCGCCATGACCTTAAAGGCGATCTATAAAGAAGTCCTTCCTGAATTGGACGATGATCTTGCGAGCGAATATGATGGCTCTTCTTCTTTGCAAGTTTTGAAAGATAAGGTCAAAACTGATCTACAAAAGAATTATACTGAAGCTGTAAAAAATAAGAAGATGGAAGAAATTTACAAGGAACTGGTAGCAGATTCCAAGTTTATATTCCCTGAGTCCTATCTTACTGAAGAATCCGAGCATGTGTATCAAAATATGATGCAAGATGTTTTAGGAAGAGGCCAGGCTAGAATTCCTAAAGAACAGATCCCAAGTATCGAAAAATACGCAGAAATGGTAGCGAAACCTTTAGAAGAAGTAAGAGATTCCTTCAAAACCATCGCAGAAAACAGACTGAAAGGGTATTTCTCCAGACAGAAACTGGCTTCTACTGAAAATATTGTTTTGACGGAAGAGGATTTCGACCGCGAAATCTCGACCCTTGCCTCAAGATATGGTATGCCTGACGCCGATTTTAAAAAAGAATTGGAAAAAGGTAAACTTCTGGAAACTTACCGGGACAATTTTTTAGCAAAAAAGATAGACGATACCCTCTTCCAGCTTGTAGAAAAGAAATACAACGAGAAGATGAGTATCCGTCAGCTAAAGGAATTCCTTTCTAATAAGGAAACTGGAGAAGTATGGCAATAA
- the clpP gene encoding ATP-dependent Clp endopeptidase proteolytic subunit ClpP yields MAIIPTVIEQTGRGEMRYDVFSRLLKDRIIFLGDAISDDYANVIIAQLLFLDAENPDRDIYLYLNSPGGYVSSGLAIYDTMQYIKADVRTLCIGQASSMAALLLAGGAKGKRSALPHSRIMMHQPTGGATGQASDIAIQAKEVLKLKQVLNGLYAKHTGKSVEEVQKDTERDLYMTPEEAQKYGIIDSVISIERQKN; encoded by the coding sequence ATGGCAATAATTCCTACAGTTATAGAGCAAACCGGTCGCGGAGAAATGCGGTATGACGTATTTTCCCGCCTCTTAAAGGACAGAATTATCTTTCTAGGTGACGCAATTTCTGACGATTACGCAAACGTGATCATCGCGCAACTATTGTTCCTGGACGCGGAAAATCCAGACAGGGACATCTACTTATACCTGAATTCCCCAGGTGGATATGTATCTTCCGGGCTTGCTATTTACGACACTATGCAGTATATTAAGGCCGACGTTCGTACACTTTGTATTGGTCAGGCTTCTTCTATGGCAGCACTACTTCTGGCAGGCGGGGCAAAGGGCAAAAGATCTGCTCTTCCTCATTCCAGAATTATGATGCACCAACCAACCGGAGGAGCTACCGGTCAGGCTTCTGATATTGCGATCCAAGCTAAGGAAGTTCTGAAATTGAAGCAGGTGTTAAACGGTTTGTACGCTAAACACACGGGCAAGTCTGTGGAAGAAGTGCAAAAGGATACCGAAAGGGATCTTTACATGACTCCAGAAGAAGCCCAAAAATACGGGATCATTGATTCTGTAATTTCTATAGAGCGTCAAAAGAACTGA
- the clpX gene encoding ATP-dependent Clp protease ATP-binding subunit ClpX — protein MAKKPTGTNNKQKLFCSFCGKEQDSVKRLVAGPGVYICDECISLCNEIIAEEPEQEKERTELLGEVPNPAAIKAILDQYVIGQDHAKKALSVAVYNHYKRIYLKDKKADIELEKSNILLIGPTGSGKTLLAQTLAKIIKVPFAIVDATALTEAGYVGEDVENIILKLIQNADNDIKKAEIGIIYIDEVDKIARKSDSASITRDVSGEGVQQALLKIIEGTVANVPPQGGRKHPHQEYLQVDTKNILFILGGAFVDLDNIIKTRTGVKTIGFGSDEKDGKVLRDESKGEILARVIPEDLMKFGLIPEFIGRMPVIATLQDLSVEMLKRIFREPKNAILRQYTKILEMENVKLSFEEAAIDKIAQLAIERASGARGLRAIVENLMLDLMYEIPSRKDVEEVIITEDSVTGTKPPKLILKKEPKIA, from the coding sequence GTGGCAAAGAAACCGACCGGAACCAATAATAAGCAAAAATTATTTTGTTCGTTCTGCGGAAAAGAACAAGACTCCGTAAAACGACTGGTTGCTGGTCCAGGTGTTTATATTTGCGACGAATGTATCTCTCTTTGTAATGAGATCATTGCAGAAGAGCCTGAGCAGGAAAAAGAACGCACAGAACTTTTGGGAGAAGTCCCTAATCCTGCCGCTATCAAAGCGATCCTAGACCAATATGTAATCGGACAAGACCATGCTAAAAAAGCTTTGTCCGTTGCAGTTTATAATCACTACAAACGAATTTATCTTAAAGACAAAAAAGCGGATATCGAATTAGAAAAGTCGAATATTCTTCTGATCGGTCCTACTGGTTCCGGGAAAACTTTGCTCGCTCAAACTCTTGCAAAGATCATCAAGGTTCCATTTGCGATCGTAGATGCAACCGCACTCACTGAAGCAGGATATGTTGGAGAAGATGTTGAAAACATCATCCTCAAGCTGATCCAAAACGCTGATAATGATATAAAAAAAGCGGAAATCGGTATCATCTACATAGACGAAGTAGATAAGATCGCGCGCAAGTCTGATAGTGCATCCATCACAAGAGACGTGAGTGGAGAAGGTGTACAACAAGCACTTTTAAAAATTATAGAAGGAACAGTCGCAAACGTTCCTCCTCAGGGTGGAAGAAAACATCCTCACCAAGAATATCTTCAAGTAGATACTAAAAATATTCTATTCATTCTAGGTGGAGCATTCGTTGACCTGGACAATATTATCAAAACCAGGACCGGTGTAAAAACAATCGGATTTGGTAGCGATGAGAAAGACGGTAAAGTTTTAAGAGACGAGAGCAAAGGTGAAATTTTAGCTCGAGTCATCCCAGAAGACTTAATGAAGTTCGGACTTATCCCTGAATTTATTGGCCGTATGCCAGTGATCGCCACTCTGCAAGACTTGAGTGTAGAAATGCTCAAACGTATTTTCAGAGAGCCTAAAAACGCAATCTTACGCCAATATACTAAGATCCTAGAAATGGAAAATGTAAAACTCTCCTTCGAAGAGGCCGCTATCGATAAGATCGCTCAGCTTGCGATCGAAAGGGCATCCGGAGCAAGAGGATTACGCGCTATCGTGGAAAATCTAATGCTGGATCTGATGTATGAAATTCCTTCTCGCAAAGACGTAGAAGAAGTGATCATCACAGAAGATTCAGTAACCGGAACCAAACCTCCAAAACTAATTCTGAAAAAAGAACCAAAAATCGCTTAA
- a CDS encoding NAD(P)-dependent alcohol dehydrogenase, with product MIQAKGYAAAIAKAPLAPFQFDRRDAKEEDVVIDIQYCGICHSDIHQARDEWGGSIFPMVPGHEITGVVSKVGSKVTKFKVGDKVGVGCFVDSCRECEHCKAGLEQFCETGMSATYNGREQDRKTPTYGGYSNKIVVDQSYVLRIPDNLPLDAAAPLLCAGITLYSPLAHWKAGPGKKVAIIGLGGLGHMGVKIAHALGAEVTVLSQSNKKEADAKRLGADHFYATSEKSTFSKLRGSFDLIINTVSMPLDWNAYLSLLRVDGSMVVVGVPEEQVPIGAFSLIGGRKSLAGSLIGGIAETQEMLDFCGKHNITSDIELISIQKVNDAYERVVKSDVRYRFVIDIATLN from the coding sequence ATGATCCAAGCAAAAGGTTATGCTGCCGCTATTGCAAAGGCTCCTTTAGCACCTTTTCAATTCGATAGAAGAGATGCAAAAGAAGAAGATGTAGTCATCGATATTCAATACTGTGGTATCTGTCATTCGGACATACACCAAGCAAGAGACGAATGGGGAGGATCCATCTTTCCTATGGTACCAGGTCACGAGATCACTGGTGTTGTTTCCAAGGTAGGATCCAAGGTTACAAAGTTTAAAGTAGGAGATAAGGTAGGAGTCGGATGTTTTGTAGACTCTTGCAGAGAATGTGAACATTGCAAAGCAGGTTTAGAACAATTCTGCGAAACAGGAATGAGTGCCACCTATAACGGAAGAGAACAGGATAGAAAAACACCAACCTACGGTGGATATTCCAATAAGATCGTAGTAGATCAAAGTTATGTATTAAGAATTCCTGATAATCTTCCTTTAGATGCTGCGGCTCCCCTACTTTGTGCAGGAATCACTCTTTATTCTCCACTTGCCCATTGGAAAGCAGGTCCTGGCAAAAAAGTAGCCATCATAGGCCTTGGCGGACTTGGGCACATGGGTGTAAAAATCGCTCACGCACTCGGTGCAGAAGTTACAGTACTAAGCCAATCCAACAAAAAAGAAGCGGATGCTAAACGTTTAGGCGCAGATCATTTCTATGCTACTTCTGAAAAAAGCACATTCAGCAAGCTACGAGGAAGTTTTGATCTGATCATCAATACTGTTTCTATGCCTTTGGACTGGAATGCTTATCTAAGTCTATTAAGAGTGGACGGTTCTATGGTAGTAGTTGGTGTTCCAGAAGAGCAAGTTCCTATCGGAGCATTTTCTTTGATTGGTGGCCGTAAAAGCCTAGCAGGTTCTCTAATAGGCGGGATCGCTGAAACACAGGAGATGTTAGATTTCTGCGGTAAACATAATATTACCAGCGATATAGAATTGATCTCAATCCAGAAAGTAAACGATGCTTACGAAAGAGTCGTTAAAAGTGATGTCCGTTACAGATTTGTGATAGATATCGCTACTCTGAATTAA